The Jannaschia sp. GRR-S6-38 genomic interval TATACCGACGGCGCGACCTACGAGGGCGACTGGGAGGAAGGCGTGATCCAGGGTATGGGCCGCGCGGTCTATCCCAACGGGCTGGTCTACGAGGGCGAGTTCGTGAACGCCCAGAACCACGGCTACGGCGTCATGACCTTCACCGACGGCTACCGCTACGAGGGCGACTGGGCCGAGGGGCTGCGCCATGGCGAGGGCCGCGCGACCTATGCCGACGGCACCGTCTACGAGGGCGGCTTCGTGCGCGGCCAGCGCGAGGGGCAGGGCGTCATCACGATGGCCGACGGCTTCACCTATACCGGCGGCTGGAACGACGGCGAGATCGAGGGCGAGGGCGTCGCGACCTATGCCAATGGCGATGTCTACGAAGGCAGCTTCGTCGCGGGACGCCGGCAGGGGCCGGGGACGATGCGCTATGCCACGGGCGAGGTCGAGGCGGGCCGCTGGGAAGGCGGCGCGCTGGCCGAGCGGGAGGTGGCGCCGGAGCCGGACGCGGAGCCTGCGGATGGCGAGCCCGCGCCGGAGGAAGCCCCGGCCGCGGCGGAGCCCGAAGCCGAGACCGAAGCGGAGGCTGCAACCGAGGCCGAGAGCGACGGCTGAGGCCGCCCGGCGTCAGGCCTCGGGCAGGGTGGCCGAGATCTCCGCCCAGAGCGCGCTTAGCGACGGGCGCGGCTGGATGTCGACGATCGGGATGTCGGCATCCATCAGCGCGTCCAGCAGCAGCAGGTGATGCGCCGGATCGGCGGTGTTCTCGCGCAGCAGGACCGATGCGACATGGCCGTGGCTGTCGACGATGGCCAGATCGGCCACCATGCCCGCCAGCGGGTCGTAGCCCGGCCGCGTCAGGTCGGAGGTCAGGAACCCCTTCAGCGCGACGCCTGCGTGCAACGTGCACCACGGCGCCTCGGCCTCCAGCCGGTCAGCGATCCAGTTGTGCAGCTTCACGTCGCGGGTCGACATCAGCGGGTGCTGGCGGATGGTGCCCTCGGGGATCGTGTCGGGCGCGGTCGACTTGGCCGATTTGCGGGACCGTCCGGGACGCGCCAGCGATTTCGCACGTTCCACGGCCGAGCGCGCGCCCGGCCAGTCATTGGCCCAGCTGCCCGATCCGCGCAGGGCGGGGGCCTCGGCACCGGCCGGGGCCGGCTCCGCGGGGCGGCGCTTTACGCTCAGGCCGGTTTTCACCAGCCGCGTCATCGTCTTGGCCATCAGGCGGTCGAGTTGCATGTCGAGTCCCTCGGTGCATCGGGTCTTTCTCGAAACTGACCGGTCGAATTGGCCGAATTGGGGCGGGGCCGGGGAAAATCGGGGGTCTTGTCGCGGTCAGAGACGCGCGCCCGCGTCCAGCCGCGCAAGGATGGCGTCGCCCTCGGCGATCACCGTCTTGCGGCGCGCCTCGTCCATACGGTCCCAGGTCCGATACATCTGCGCCATGCGCGGGTTCGATCCGAACCGCTCGCGGTGGCGGTTCAGAAAGTGCCAGTAAAGCAGGTTGAACGGGCAGGCGCCCTCGCCGGTCTTCTTCGAGACCGCGTAGTCGCAATGCTTGCAGTAATCCGACATCTTGTTGATGTAGTTGCCCCCCGACACGTAGGGCTTGGACCCCACGATGCCGCCATCGGCGAACTGGCTCATCCCGATGACGTTCGGGCTTTCGACCCATTCATAGGCGTCGGCATAGACCACGAGATACCATTCATGGACCTGATGGGGGTCGAGCCCCGCCAGAAGGGCGAAATTGCCCGTTACCATCAGGCGCTGGATGTGGTGGGCATAGGCCTCGGCCATCGTGGTCGAGATGCATTCGCGCAGGCAGCGCATGTCGGTATCCGCGGTCCAGTAGAATTCCGGCAAGTCGCGGGTCGCCCCCAGCGCGTTGCGGGTCACGTAGTCGGGTCCCTCGCGGAAATAGATGCCGCGGATGTATTCGCGCCAGCCGATGATCTGGCGGATGAACCCCTCGACCGCGTTCAGCGGCGCATCGCCCGCCTCATAGGCCGCCTCCGCCGCTTCGCAGGTCTCGCGCCAGCCCAGCAGCCCGGCATTGAGGTAGAGGCCGAGAAGCGCGTGGTAGAGGAAGGGCTGCCCGGTCACCATCGCGTCCTGGTAGTCGCCGAAGCCGGGCAGGCTGTGGGCGACGAAATGCTCCAGCGCCTCGAGCGCGCCGTTCCGATCCGTGGCGAACCAGAAGTCGTCGAGGCTGCCGTAGCGGTTGCCGAAGCGCTCGCGCACCAGCGCCAGCACCTCCTGCACCGTCTCGTCGGGCTCGAAGCGCAGCGGACCGGGCCCCGAAAGGCCCTTGGGCGGCGATTTGCGGTTCTCGGCATCGTAGTTCCACTTGCCGCCCACGGGCTTGTCGCCCTCCATCAGGAGCCCCGTCTTGCGGCGCATGTCGCGGTAGAACCACTCCATCCGCAGCTCCTTGCGGCCCTCGGCCCAGTCCTCGAACTCGGCATGGCTGGCCAAGAAGCGGTCGTCCGGCAGCAGCGAGACCGGGACGGGCGCGTCCTCCAGCGCGGAGATCAGGCGGAACTCGCCCGGTTCCGTCGCGATCACCTCGGTCGCGCCGGTGGCGTCTGCGGCGCGGAGCAGTTCGCCCGGGATGGATTGCGTGTTTTCGGGATCGTCCAGCGTCGTGTAGCGCACCGTCCAGCCCGCGGCGCGCAGATGCGCGGCATGCTTGCGCATCGCGGCGAAGAGGAAGGCGATCTTCTTGGGATGGTGCGGGACGTAATCCGTCTCGGCCTGCACCTCGGCCATGACAACCACGTCGCGGTCCGGGTCGCCCTGCCGCAGCGCGCTGAGATCGTCGGACAGCTGGTCGCCCAGCACCAGGATCAGCCGGGGCGTCACCATTCGATGGGCTTCGCGGCATAATCGAAGAACCCGCCCGACTGCGCCGGGTCGAGCCCCATCAGCACGCCGACCAGCTTGTCGGCCGCGTCCTCGGGCGACAGTTTCTTGGCCTTGTAGCCTTCGGTGAAGGATGTCTCGACGGTGCCGGGATGCAGCGCGACGACGACCGATTGCTTGTCCTTGCGGCCCAGTTCGATCGCGGCGCCGTGCGTGATCTGGTTGGCCGCGGCCTTCGAGGCGCGGTAGCTGTACCAGCCGCCCATGCCGTTGTCGCCGATGGAGCCCACGCGCGCGGTCAGCACGCCGATCCGGGCGCCTGGCGCGAGCTTGCCCACCAGCGCCTTCAACACCAGCGCGGGGCCGATGGCATTGACCGCCATCGTGCGCGCCATCGCCTCGGCGTCGATCGCGTCGAGCGCCTTTTCGGGGGCGTGGCCCGGCGGCGCGAGGATGCCGGAGGCCACGAAGACCACCGCGAAGGGCCCCTCCACCGCGCCCAGCACGCGCTCGATCGAAGCGGGGTCGGTCACGTCCAGGCCGTCCGCGCTGCGGCTGAGCCGCGTTACGGCGTAGTCGCGCGCCAATCTCTCGGCCAGCGCCGCGCCGATCCCGCCCGAAGCGCCGATCACGAGTGCATTATTCGACATAGATCATCTTCCGCGTCATGCCCCCGTCGAGGACGATTTCCTGGCCCGTCAGAAAGCCGGCCTCGGCGAGGTAGGCCACCGCCTCGGCCACGTCCTGCGGTGTGCCGACGCGGCCCGCAGGGTGCTGGGCATGGTCGGCGTCGCTGAGGTCGGCATCCGCAGCCGCGATCCAGCCCGGCGCCACGGCGTTCACCCGCAGCTCGGGCCCGAGGCTGACCGCCAGCGCGTGGGTCAGCGCCAGAAGCCCGCCCTTGGAGGCCGCGTAGCTTTCGCAATCGGGCTCGGACATGTGGGCGCGGGTCGAGGTGATGTTGACGATGCAGCCCCGCGCCGCGCGCAGGGCGGGCGCGAAATGCTTGGCCATCAAGAATGGCCCGGTCAGGTTGACCGCGAGCCGCCGGTCCCAGCCGGCGCGGTCCAGCATCTCGACCGGCCCCGACACCGCGCCCGCCATCCCGGCATTGTTCACCAGAAGATCCAGGTCGCCGCCCCAGTCGCCCACCTCGCGCGTGGCCCGGGCGACGGCGTCCTCGTCGGCGACATCCGCCTCGACGCGCAGCAAGTCGCCGCCGGCGGGCGCGGCCAGCGCCTCGAGCCCGGCGACGTCCAGCGCGGCGACGCGCCAGCCGCGGGCGAGAAGATGGTCGATGATGCCGCCGCCGATCAGCCCGCCCGCGCCGGTCACAAGCGCCGTCTTGGTTTGGATCTCCATGACCGGGCCAGCTATGGCGGCCGAGTGGGCGGTCAAGAAAGCGCTTCACACCCGCGCGCGAATCCGTATCATTCGCGCCATGACCACGGCCCTGATCCTGGACCTTCTGCTTATCCGCTCCTGAGCGTGCCATCCGGCGCGACCGCTCGGGAGGGACCACGCGCCGAAGGACAACCAGCAGATACAGGAGCCGAGCCATGACCCAACCCACCGACAAATCCCACGTATCGCCCCGGGCGGACGAGAACCGCGTGGTCATCTTCGACACGACCCTGCGCGACGGCGAGCAATCGCCCGGCGCGACGATGACCCATGACGAGAAGCTGGAGATCGCCTCCATGCTCGACGAGATGGGCGTCGACATCATCGAGGCGGGCTTTCCCATCGCCTCGGACGGCGATTTCGCCGCCGTGTCGGAGATCGCGAAAAATGCCGACCGCGCCACGATCTGCGGGCTGGCGCGGGCGAATTTCAAGGATATCGACCGCTGCTGGGAGGCGGTGCGCCATGCGAAATCGCCCCGCATCCACACCTTCATCGGCACCTCGCCCCTGCACCGCGCCATCCCGAACCTGACCCGCGACGAGATGGCCGAGCGGATCCACGAGACGGTCACCCATGCCCGCAACCTCTGCGACAACGTGCAGTGGTCGCCGATGGACGCGACGCGGACCGAATGGGATTACCTGGCGCGCGCGGTCGAGATCGCGATCAAGGCCGGCGCCACGACGATCAACATCCCCGACACGGTCGGCTACACCGCCCCGAACGAGAGCGCCGCGCTGATCCGCCGCCTGATCGCCGAGGTGCCGGGCGCGGGCGAGGTGGTCTTCGCCACGCATTGTCACAACGACCTCGGGATGGCGACGGCCAATGCGCTGGCCGCGGTCGAGGGCGGCGCGCGGCAGATCGAATGCACGATCAACGGGCTGGGCGAGCGGGCGGGCAACACCGCGCTGGAGGAGGTCGTGATGGCCCTGAAGGTGCGCCACGACATCATGCCCTTCACCACCGGCGTGGACACGACCAAGCTGATGGCGCTCTCGCGCCGCGTGGCCGCCGTCTCGGGCTTCCCGGTCCAGTTCAACAAGGCGATCGTCGGCAAGAACGCCTTCGCCCACGAGAGCGGCATCCACCAGGACGGGATGCTGAAGAACGCCGAGACCTTCGAGATCATGCGCCCCGAGGATGTGGGCCTCAGCGAGACCTCGCTGGTCATGGGCAAGCATTCGGGCCGGGCCGCGCTGCGCTCGAAGATGAAGGAGCTGGGCTATACGCTGGCCGACAATCAGCTCGCCGATGTCTTCGTACGGTTCAAGGCGCTGGCCGACCGCAAGAAGGAGATCTACGACGACGACCTGATCGCGCTGATGCAGGACGAGGAGCGCACCGGCGAGGACCGCATCAAGGTCGAGCGGCTGCGCGTCGTCTGCGGCACCGAGTGCCCGCAGGAGGCCGAGCTGACGCTGGTGATCGACGGCGAGAAGAAGTCGTCCGAGGCGACCGGCGACGGCCCCGTCGACGCGGCCTTCAACGCCGTGAAGGCGCTGGTCCCGCACCGCGCGCGGCTGCAGCTCTACCAGGTCTCCGCGGTGACCGAGGGCACCGACGCGCAGGCCACTGTGACCGTGCGGATGGAGGAGGACGGGCGCATCGTCTCGGGCCAGTCGGCCGATACCGACACCGTCGTCGCCAGCGTTCGCGCCTATGTCAACGCGCTCAACCGGCTGCTGATGCGTCGCGAGAAGACCGGCCGCGACGCGCGGGAGATCAGCTACAAGGACGCCGGCTGACCGGACCGCGCCCGGCCGGGCGGGCGGGGCGGCGGTCCGGGTGTGTCTTTCCGGCGGAGCTTCGCGCAACCGTCGCACGCGCCCACTGGACCCTGCCCCCGCAAACCCGCTAAACGCCTGCAAACCCCCCGCGTGGCGGCGACGGGGGAGGTACGTTTTGGGGGACGCGCATGTCTATCTTCGGTTCGCTTTTCAGCAGCGACATGGCCATCGACCTGGGCACGGCCAACACGCTGGTTTACGTGAAGGGCAAGGGCATCGTGCTCAACGAGCCCTCGGTGGTCGCCTACCACATGAAGAACGGCCGCAAGGAGGTCCTCGCCGTGGGCGAGGACGCCAAGCTGATGCTGGGTCGCACCCCCGGATCCATCGAGGCGATCCGCCCGATGCGCGAGGGCGTCATCGCCGATTTCGACACCGCCGAAGAGATGATCAAGCACTTCATCCGCAAGGTTCACCGGCGCTCGACCTTCACCAAGCCCAAGATCATCGTCTGCGTGCCCCACGGCGCGACCCCGGTCGAGAAGCGCGCGATCCGCCAGTCGGTTCTGGGCGCGGGCGCCCGCAAAGCCGGTCTGATCGCCGAGCCCATCGCGGCGGCCATCGGGGCCGGCATGCCGATCACCGATCCGACGGGCAGCATGGTCGTCGATATCGGCGGCGGCACGACCGAGGTCGCGGTCCTGAGCCTTGCCGACATCGTCTATGCGCGCTCGGTCCGGGTCGGCGGCGACCGGATGGACGAGGCGCTGATCTCGTATCTGCGGCGGCACCAGAACCTGCTGGTGGGCGAATCCACCGCCGAGCGGATCAAGAAGGAAATCGGCACGGCGCGGATGCCCGAGGACGGGCGCGGCGAGGTCATGCAGATCCGCGGCCGCGACCTGCTCAACGGCGTTCCGAAAGAGACCGAGGTCAGCCAGGCGCAGGTCGCCGAGGCGCTGGCGGAGCCGGTGCAGCAGATCTGCGAGGCGGTGATGACCGCCCTGGAATCGACCCCGCCGGACCTCGCCGCGGACATCGTCGATCGCGGCGTCATGCTGACGGGCGGCGGCGCG includes:
- a CDS encoding cryptochrome/photolyase family protein, whose protein sequence is MVTPRLILVLGDQLSDDLSALRQGDPDRDVVVMAEVQAETDYVPHHPKKIAFLFAAMRKHAAHLRAAGWTVRYTTLDDPENTQSIPGELLRAADATGATEVIATEPGEFRLISALEDAPVPVSLLPDDRFLASHAEFEDWAEGRKELRMEWFYRDMRRKTGLLMEGDKPVGGKWNYDAENRKSPPKGLSGPGPLRFEPDETVQEVLALVRERFGNRYGSLDDFWFATDRNGALEALEHFVAHSLPGFGDYQDAMVTGQPFLYHALLGLYLNAGLLGWRETCEAAEAAYEAGDAPLNAVEGFIRQIIGWREYIRGIYFREGPDYVTRNALGATRDLPEFYWTADTDMRCLRECISTTMAEAYAHHIQRLMVTGNFALLAGLDPHQVHEWYLVVYADAYEWVESPNVIGMSQFADGGIVGSKPYVSGGNYINKMSDYCKHCDYAVSKKTGEGACPFNLLYWHFLNRHRERFGSNPRMAQMYRTWDRMDEARRKTVIAEGDAILARLDAGARL
- a CDS encoding SDR family NAD(P)-dependent oxidoreductase; translated protein: MSNNALVIGASGGIGAALAERLARDYAVTRLSRSADGLDVTDPASIERVLGAVEGPFAVVFVASGILAPPGHAPEKALDAIDAEAMARTMAVNAIGPALVLKALVGKLAPGARIGVLTARVGSIGDNGMGGWYSYRASKAAANQITHGAAIELGRKDKQSVVVALHPGTVETSFTEGYKAKKLSPEDAADKLVGVLMGLDPAQSGGFFDYAAKPIEW
- a CDS encoding SDR family oxidoreductase, encoding MEIQTKTALVTGAGGLIGGGIIDHLLARGWRVAALDVAGLEALAAPAGGDLLRVEADVADEDAVARATREVGDWGGDLDLLVNNAGMAGAVSGPVEMLDRAGWDRRLAVNLTGPFLMAKHFAPALRAARGCIVNITSTRAHMSEPDCESYAASKGGLLALTHALAVSLGPELRVNAVAPGWIAAADADLSDADHAQHPAGRVGTPQDVAEAVAYLAEAGFLTGQEIVLDGGMTRKMIYVE
- a CDS encoding 2-isopropylmalate synthase, whose amino-acid sequence is MTQPTDKSHVSPRADENRVVIFDTTLRDGEQSPGATMTHDEKLEIASMLDEMGVDIIEAGFPIASDGDFAAVSEIAKNADRATICGLARANFKDIDRCWEAVRHAKSPRIHTFIGTSPLHRAIPNLTRDEMAERIHETVTHARNLCDNVQWSPMDATRTEWDYLARAVEIAIKAGATTINIPDTVGYTAPNESAALIRRLIAEVPGAGEVVFATHCHNDLGMATANALAAVEGGARQIECTINGLGERAGNTALEEVVMALKVRHDIMPFTTGVDTTKLMALSRRVAAVSGFPVQFNKAIVGKNAFAHESGIHQDGMLKNAETFEIMRPEDVGLSETSLVMGKHSGRAALRSKMKELGYTLADNQLADVFVRFKALADRKKEIYDDDLIALMQDEERTGEDRIKVERLRVVCGTECPQEAELTLVIDGEKKSSEATGDGPVDAAFNAVKALVPHRARLQLYQVSAVTEGTDAQATVTVRMEEDGRIVSGQSADTDTVVASVRAYVNALNRLLMRREKTGRDAREISYKDAG
- a CDS encoding rod shape-determining protein, which codes for MSIFGSLFSSDMAIDLGTANTLVYVKGKGIVLNEPSVVAYHMKNGRKEVLAVGEDAKLMLGRTPGSIEAIRPMREGVIADFDTAEEMIKHFIRKVHRRSTFTKPKIIVCVPHGATPVEKRAIRQSVLGAGARKAGLIAEPIAAAIGAGMPITDPTGSMVVDIGGGTTEVAVLSLADIVYARSVRVGGDRMDEALISYLRRHQNLLVGESTAERIKKEIGTARMPEDGRGEVMQIRGRDLLNGVPKETEVSQAQVAEALAEPVQQICEAVMTALESTPPDLAADIVDRGVMLTGGGALLGELDLALREQTGLSISVADESLNCVALGTGKALEYERQLSHVIDYDS